A genomic region of Colletotrichum destructivum chromosome 1, complete sequence contains the following coding sequences:
- a CDS encoding Putative NmrA-like domain, NAD(P)-binding domain superfamily, with protein sequence MAPNIVKYAKDQPVGFVNRIEKVAIVGVSKDAGLISQPILLFLTIFQAAGTMGKFVTQELLKRGKHTVTAITRHNSESKLPEGVVTAKVDYDDEFSIVEALKGQQYLVITLKNTAGEDAQLKLIRAAAKAGVPYVMPNVWGPDPKNETLMSDTLLGTSFQGAVKEIEQLGMSEWIIMSCGYWYEFSLAGSPDRYGFDIKNRSITILDDGNVKMNTSTWNQCGRGLAYFLDLKWLPEDENDTSPTIQKWANDVFYISSFLVSQHDMFNSVKRVSGTTDYDWKIENENSETRWRAGHESMKSGDRSGFSRMIYSRIFFPSADGDVENTHGLANEALGLPEEDLDKATEEAIRLCLSGVFDTY encoded by the coding sequence ATGGCGCCCAACATTGTCAAGTACGCCAAGGACCAGCCTGTAGGTTTCGTCAACCGCATCGAGAAAGTGGCCATTGTCGGTGTAAGTAAAGATGCGGGGTTAATATCACAGcctattcttctttttctaACGATATTCCAGGCTGCCGGAACCATGGGAAAATTCGTCACGCAAGAGCTCCTCAAAAGAGGGAAACACACTGTGACTGCTATCACGCGTCACAACAGCGAATCCAAGCTACCAGAGGGTGTAGTTACCGCCAAAGTCGACTACGACGATGAATTCTCAATCGTGGAAGCTCTCAAGGGGCAGCAATATCTCGTCATCACTTTGAAGAACACTGCTGGTGAAGACGCCCAGCTAAAACTCATCAGGGCCGCAGCCAAGGCTGGCGTCCCATACGTTATGCCAAATGTCTGGGGCCCTGACCCGAAGAACGAGACTTTGATGAGTGACACTCTCCTGGGCACATCCTTTCAAGGTGCAGTGAAGGAGATTGAGCAGCTGGGTATGAGCGAATGGATCATCATGTCTTGCGGCTATTGGTACGAGTTTAGCCTGGCTGGCTCTCCGGATCGGTACGGTTTCGACATCAAAAACAGGTCAATCACCATCTTGGATGATGGCAACGTCAAAATGAACACGTCAACATGGAACCAGTGTGGTCGCGGCTTGGCCTACTTCCTGGACCTGAAGTGGCTTCCAGAGGATGAGAATGACACATCTCCCACTATTCAGAAGTGGGCGAATGACGTATTCTACATCTCGAGCTTCCTGGTATCCCAACATGACATGTTCAATAGCGTCAAAAGAGTTTCGGGCACGACTGATTACGACTGGAAGATCGAGAACGAAAACTCAGAAACGAGGTGGCGGGCCGGCCATGAGTCCATGAAGTCCGGAGACAGAAGCGGTTTCTCAAGAATGATTTACTCACGGATTTTCTTTCCCTCGGCTGATGGGGACGTCGAAAACACGCATGGACTGGCCAATGAGGCCTTGGGCCTACCTGAAGAGGATCTGGACAAGGCTACTGAGGAAGCGATACGCCTGTGTTTGTCTGGAGTATTTGATACATACTAG
- a CDS encoding Putative S-adenosyl-L-methionine-dependent methyltransferase superfamily: MSTSNDAPGGAATEQANVQTVIEARIDPEENTEDRTSDIGSEISSNSSVSSSVYEFRIENGRRYQTYREGKYHYPIDERESERLDLQHWLCLGSFKNKLGLAPPNDEGSSVKRVLDLGTGTGLWAIEFGDEHPEAEVVGVDIVPPQVEFVPPNVLFEIDDIDETWTYSQPFDYIHSRMMTSSISDWKKYIQKCFDHLEPNGYLELQEADLFPQSDDGTLKPDAAIIQSCENVQKACTIFGRPFASIPDLATIMTEVGFEDVVLTKNKWPMNSWPKDQHYKTLGTWSLENYLQGIEGWTMPAFTKGLGWTKDQVQVFLIDVRNEMKDRTIHAYWPVYSIYGRKPEPAPDGTKSQHEN, from the exons ATGTCTACTTCCAATGATGCGCCAGGTGGTGCCGCGACTGAGCAGGCCAATGTGCAGACTGTCATTGAGGCTCGCATTGATCCCGAAGAG AACACAGAGGACCGGACCTCTGACATCGGAAGC GAAATTTCATCGAATAGCAGTGTATCCAGCTCAGTTTACGAATTTCGTATCGAAAATGGACGCAGATACCAAACGTACAGAGAGGGCA AGTATCACTATCCCATCGATGAaagggagagcgagaggcTTG ATCTTCAGCACTGGCTGTGTCTAGGATCATTCAAAAACAAATTGGGCCTTGCACCCCCCAACGATGAAGGGTCGTCAGTGAAGCGGGTTCTCGACCTGGGTACAGGCACTGGACTATGGGCCATTGAGTTTGGCGACGAGCATCCTGAAGCGGAG gtcgttggcgtcgaTATCGTCCCTCCGCAGGTTGAATT CGTCCCACCTAACGTCCTTTTCGAGATTGACGACATCGACGAAACTTGGACGTACAGCCAGCCATTCGACTATATTCACAGCCGAATGATGACGTCTAGCATCAGCGACTGGAAAAAGTACATACAGAAGTGCTTCGA TCATCTCGAGCCCAACGGGTATCTTGAGCTGCAGGAAGCCGATCTTTTCCCTCAGTCTGACGATGGTACTTTGAAGCCGGATGCTGCGATCATCCAAAGTTGCGAGAACGTGCAGAAAGCTTGCACTATATTTGGAAGACCCTTTGCCAGCATCCCTGACTTGGCTACTATCATGACTGAAGTTGGTTTCGAAGATGTCGTTTTGACCAAGAACAAGTGGCCCATGAATTCATGGCCGAAAGATCAGCACTACAAGACCTTGGGAACCTGGTCGCTTGAGAATTATCTCCAAGGCATCGAGGGGTGGACAATGCCTGCATTTACCAAGGGCTTGGGCTGGACGAAAGATCAAGTCCAGGTCTTCCTAATCGACGTTCGGAACGAGATGAAGGACAGAACCATCCACGCTTACTGGCCCGT ATACTCAATTTACGGAAGGAAGCCGGAACCTGCTCCCGATGGCACAAAGAGCCAGCACGAGAACTAA
- a CDS encoding Putative aldo/keto reductase, aldo-keto reductase, NADP-dependent oxidoreductase, with the protein MATSLTLQSKKKLNSGYDIPVLGYGLWKTPPEQAEEVTTEAIKVGYRHIDSAASYKNEAGAGGAIRKAKDVSRSDIFFTSKVRHIHYDGAKDQVETTLKETGLDYIDLMLLHCPYGGSEGRKGAWKALVEAQEAGKVRSIGVSNYGVHHLDELETHIKELEDERGGPGKGGAINVAQYEIHPWCARNDIVQWLQKRNVAIEAYSPLVRGERWGEKSLKTLAEKHSKSEAQILLRWSLQKGYIPLPKSVTPARILDNTKIYDFQLSDEDLKSLETDEYAPVCWDPTVSPLDGPRSG; encoded by the exons ATGGCGACCTCACTTACCCTCCagtccaagaagaagctcaacaGCGGCTATGACATTCCAGTCCTGGGATACGGC CTTTGGAAGAC CCCCCCCGAacaggccgaggaggtcaccaccgaggccatcaaaGTCGGCTACCGTCAT ATCGACTCAGCAGCCTCGTACAAGAATgaggccggtgccggtggcgccatccgcaaggccaaggatgTCTCCCGCTCCGATATCTTCTTCACCTCCAAGGTCCGCCATATCCACTACGACGGCGCCAAGGACCAGGTCGAGACGACTCTCAAGGAGACGGGCCTCGATTACATCGATCTAATGCTCCTGCACTGCCCGTATGGTGGATCTGAGGGCCGGAAGGGCGCCTGGaaggccctcgtcgaggcgcaggaggccggcaaggtcCGCTCCATCGGCGTTAGCAACTATGGAGTGCACCatctcgacgagctcgagacgCACATCAAAGAGCTCGAAGACGAGCGTGGCGGGCCGGGCAAGGGTGGCGCCATCAATGTCGCGCAGTACGAGATTCACCCCTGGTGCGCGAGGAACGACATCGTTCAGTGGCTGCAGAAGCGCAacgtcgccatcgaggcaTACAGCCCGCTGGTCAGGGGCGAGAGGTGGGGTGAGAAGAGCCTCaagacgctggccgagaagcACTCAAAGTCCGAGGCCCAAATCCTATTGCGATGGAGCTTGCAGAAGGGCTACATCCCTCTGCCCAAGAGTGTCACCCCCGCTCGTATCCTTGATAACACAAAGATCTACGACTTCCAGCTGTCTGATGAGGACTTGAAGTCTCTGGAGACCGATGAGTATGCTCCAGTCTGCTGGGATCCGACTGTCAGTCCCTTGGACGGACCCCGGAGCGGCTGA